In a genomic window of Syntrophales bacterium:
- a CDS encoding septum formation initiator family protein, with product MAILITFGNRGLLDNYRMGKKLAAIQQANEDIVQENREYQKKIDLLKNHLGYIEMVARNELGMVKKGDVVYRFPK from the coding sequence ATGGCGATTCTCATCACCTTCGGAAACCGGGGGTTGCTGGATAATTACAGGATGGGCAAGAAGCTGGCAGCCATCCAGCAAGCGAATGAGGATATCGTACAAGAGAACAGGGAGTATCAGAAGAAAATCGATTTGCTGAAAAACCATCTGGGTTACATTGAGATGGTGGCCCGCAATGAGTTGGGCATGGTCAAGAAAGGAGACGTTGTATATCGATTTCCGAAATAA